In the Sinorhizobium arboris LMG 14919 genome, one interval contains:
- a CDS encoding glycogen/starch/alpha-glucan phosphorylase: protein MTVLMMNRLSTTELPQPAPRSSEPSQLAVEILERLKYRIGKDPKVAKPHDWLTAAILVARDRITDKWMDSTRKTYATGAKRVYYMSLEFLIGRMMRDAMTNLGLMDEMRDALGSLGVDIDVIAALEPDAALGNGGLGRLAACFMESMATVDVPAYGYGIRYMHGLFRQQMADGWQVELPETWLAHGNPWEFERRESSYEIGFGGSVETVNIDEEVQRYVWKPAERVIATAFDTPAVGWRATRVNTLRLWTAQPIDPILLDAFNAGDHIGALRESNKAESLTRVLYPADATPAGQELRLRQEYFFSSASLQDILRRHLQQYPDFTSLPDAVAIQLNDTHPAVSVAELVRLLTDVHGLDFEHAWNIARRTFAYTNHTLLPEALESWPVPLFERLLPRHMQIVYAINAKILIEARREKHATDEAIRNISLIDETGDRRVRMGNLAFVGSHSINGVSALHTELMKETVFADLHRLYPDRINNKTNGITPRRWLMQCNPGLFGLIREAIGDEFMDNTEALQALDAFADKADFQEQFAAVKRANKVRLAKLVQANLGIRLDPSAMFDIQIKRIHEYKRQLLNLIEAVALYDQIRSHPELDWVPRVKLFAGKAAPSYHNAKLIIKLANDIARVINNDPAVRGLLKVVFVPNYNVSLAEVMVPAADLSEQISTAGMEASGTGNMKFALNGALTIGTLDGANVEMRDWVGEENIKIFGMTAEEVGKARAEGHNPRAIIENSRELSQALAAIASGVFSPDDRNRFSGLVDGLYNHDWFMVAADFEAYAKAQRDIDQLWTTPSAWYSKAVRNTARMGWFSSDRTIRQYAGEIWRAG, encoded by the coding sequence ATGACAGTTCTCATGATGAATCGGCTCTCAACAACCGAACTGCCGCAACCCGCCCCCAGATCCTCGGAACCCAGTCAGCTTGCAGTCGAGATTCTCGAGCGCCTGAAATACCGTATCGGCAAGGATCCGAAAGTCGCCAAGCCGCATGACTGGCTTACCGCCGCCATTCTCGTGGCGCGCGACCGCATCACCGACAAATGGATGGACTCCACCCGCAAGACCTATGCGACCGGCGCCAAGCGCGTCTATTACATGTCGCTCGAGTTCCTAATTGGCCGCATGATGCGCGACGCGATGACGAATCTGGGGCTTATGGACGAGATGCGCGATGCGCTCGGCTCGCTCGGAGTCGATATCGACGTGATTGCCGCCCTCGAGCCGGACGCGGCGCTCGGCAATGGCGGTCTCGGGAGGCTCGCCGCCTGTTTCATGGAATCCATGGCAACCGTCGACGTGCCTGCCTATGGTTATGGCATACGCTACATGCATGGCCTTTTTCGCCAGCAGATGGCCGACGGCTGGCAGGTGGAACTGCCGGAAACCTGGCTGGCGCACGGCAACCCCTGGGAGTTCGAGCGCCGCGAAAGCTCATACGAGATCGGCTTCGGCGGCAGCGTCGAAACCGTCAATATCGACGAGGAAGTGCAGCGCTACGTCTGGAAGCCGGCCGAGCGCGTCATCGCCACCGCCTTCGACACGCCTGCCGTCGGCTGGCGGGCGACGCGCGTCAACACGCTTCGCCTCTGGACCGCGCAGCCGATCGACCCGATCCTGCTCGACGCCTTCAATGCAGGCGACCATATCGGGGCGCTGCGCGAAAGCAACAAGGCGGAAAGCCTGACCCGTGTGCTCTACCCGGCCGACGCCACGCCGGCCGGCCAGGAACTGAGGCTCCGGCAGGAATATTTCTTCTCCTCCGCTTCGCTCCAGGACATCCTGCGCAGACATCTGCAGCAATATCCGGACTTTACGTCACTGCCGGACGCCGTCGCCATCCAGCTCAACGATACGCATCCTGCCGTCTCCGTGGCCGAGCTCGTACGTCTTCTGACCGATGTCCACGGGCTCGATTTCGAGCACGCCTGGAACATCGCGCGGCGGACCTTCGCCTATACCAACCACACCCTGCTGCCCGAGGCGCTCGAGAGCTGGCCGGTTCCGCTCTTCGAGCGGCTGCTGCCGCGCCACATGCAGATCGTCTACGCCATCAACGCCAAGATCCTGATCGAGGCACGGCGGGAGAAGCATGCGACGGATGAAGCGATCCGCAACATCTCGCTGATCGACGAAACCGGCGATCGGCGCGTGCGCATGGGCAATCTCGCCTTTGTCGGTTCGCATTCGATCAACGGCGTATCGGCTCTCCATACCGAACTGATGAAGGAAACGGTCTTCGCCGACCTGCACCGGCTCTATCCGGACCGCATCAACAACAAGACCAACGGCATCACGCCGCGGCGGTGGCTGATGCAGTGCAATCCGGGCCTGTTCGGCCTGATCCGGGAGGCGATCGGCGACGAGTTCATGGACAATACCGAGGCGCTTCAGGCCCTCGACGCCTTTGCAGACAAGGCGGATTTCCAGGAGCAGTTCGCAGCCGTGAAGCGTGCCAACAAGGTGCGGCTGGCTAAGCTGGTCCAGGCCAATCTCGGAATCCGGCTCGACCCCTCGGCGATGTTCGACATCCAGATCAAGCGAATCCACGAATACAAGCGGCAATTGCTGAACCTCATCGAGGCGGTGGCGCTTTACGATCAGATCCGCTCGCATCCCGAACTCGACTGGGTGCCGCGCGTCAAGCTCTTCGCCGGCAAGGCGGCACCGAGCTATCATAACGCCAAGCTGATCATCAAACTTGCCAATGACATCGCCCGCGTCATCAACAACGATCCGGCGGTTCGCGGGCTCCTTAAGGTCGTCTTCGTTCCCAACTACAATGTGTCGCTTGCGGAAGTGATGGTGCCGGCGGCCGATCTCTCCGAGCAGATCTCGACCGCGGGCATGGAAGCTTCGGGTACCGGCAACATGAAATTCGCTCTGAACGGAGCTCTGACCATCGGTACGCTCGACGGCGCCAATGTCGAGATGCGCGACTGGGTAGGCGAGGAAAACATCAAGATCTTCGGCATGACGGCCGAGGAGGTGGGCAAGGCGCGAGCGGAAGGGCACAACCCGCGCGCGATCATCGAAAATTCGCGCGAACTTTCGCAGGCGCTCGCCGCGATCGCTTCCGGCGTGTTTTCGCCCGACGACCGCAATCGCTTCTCCGGCCTCGTCGACGGGCTCTACAACCACGACTGGTTCATGGTTGCAGCCGATTTCGAGGCCTATGCCAAGGCGCAACGCGATATCGACCAGCTCTGGACCACGCCCTCTGCCTGGTATTCGAAAGCGGTCCGCAATACCGCCCGCATGGGCTGGTTCTCGTCCGATCGCACGATTCGGCAATATGCCGGAGAGATCTGGAGAGCCGGATGA